The following is a genomic window from Nicotiana tabacum cultivar K326 chromosome 3, ASM71507v2, whole genome shotgun sequence.
ttaaggtattatttcaaggttggacttagaacttttaaatgttccaataagttttatagccattaacataattaattaaataatgctaaaaaaagcccataccaaaatcaaatcaatactaatgttaACAAAAGGCATTCAATTCAATACCACGAACATAGAATGTATTGGATATCtgttttttgttttgcaataatttagataaaaatgcataacctatttttattttttctttagcgtttagtcatgtaattaatactcccttattagtctacttattttagcatgacttggtacttttagattatgtttatttttattatgactttttaattagcaatatttatattacataactatattgtctttattgttgaatattttaggataatgccatgacacatctcatattttgtattattttcttggaaaatactttatatagttgtatcttactaggattaaagaaatattttgagcataatttatatgttttgttctacgaagattttaccggaaaaaacccgaaaacccgagaaaaacccgagttttattggtttggtttggtctttagatttaataaaccgacacaattgatttggtttggtaattgtaaaatttgaaccaacccgacctatgtacacccctttcggtcatattcattgtttagtttttctagccatatatatagattatataatGATTATATATAactatacacatataatatacaaattatgcatatattatacttcCACGGGcaaaattatgcatatattatactttCACCAGCTGTTTTTAGTTTAAGTTATTGGACGAGCGGCTATTTGTGTTAATTCTTCAAATCTATTTCACATATGAATTTGAATTCAATCATGATTTTTTTTCCTTAGCACTATTGAAGGGAATGTTTTCTTGCAATACTTCCCTTTTGTGGAGAAGGATTTTGATATTATGCCTTATAGTCGTACGATCAATTCTTTTTGAGTGTGTATTTATGTTGTGTGGTCTTATTTTTCTCGTTCGTCTTTTCTCTTCCTTATGGACGGGATATTGTGATTGAAACTTGAATTTATGATTGTGAAATGCAGGACAAGAAGACTATAACAGGCTAAGGCCACTAAGTTATAGAGGAGCTGATGTCTTTTTGCTTGCTTTTTCTCTAATAAGCAAGGCAAGCTACGAGAACATTTACAAAAAGGTTAGCTATTTCTCCTCATATAAGTGATTTTTTATATATAGAAATCATACAAGTATGATAAATCTGTCTTAATTGTTTACCAAAAATTCTCGTTGTTGATCATTAACAGTGGATCCCTGAGTTAAGGCACTATGCTCCTACTATTCCAATTGTTCTAGTGGGAACTAAACTTGGTAAGATCAATTTAGTATttcattatatataaatataatgtcataattaATTATCAAAACATATATTATAGCCTAATGTGAAACCTGATTTATAACTGGTTTACAACTAACGATGCCAGACCTGAGGGAAGATAAGCAATATTTAAGTGATCATCCAGGGGCAACTCCTATAACAACCTCCCAGGTGAGTCCAGTTATGGGAAGATTAGAGTTATTTACTTTTCTTTGACCGTTCCTATTAACAGAAAATTTGAGTTCTTGTGGTTACTTTTCAAACAAATAACAGAGATCTCTATAGTAATACGTTATGCTGTGCTGAAATTATTAATCTCTTACTtgacccccccaaaaaaaattaCTAATATGTTATTTAAAATAAGGGAGAGGAGTTGAAAAAGATGATAGGAGCAGTTGCCTACACTGAATGCAGTTCTAAGACGCAGCAGGTAATTAACAAATACATTATAGCTTAATCAATCATTAGAACATCATTACACGTTAAATAAACAATCTTATCGACTCCTAATTTTCTTTGATATTTCTGTTTGGTGGCATTTTCAGAACGTGAAAACTGTCTTTGATACTGCAATAAAGGTAGCCTTGCGACCCCCTAAGATGAAGAAAAGACCGCAAAAGCGAAGAACATTATGCGCCATTCTTTGAAATTCTCCTACTCCTTTGTTTCACAGCCTTAAACTTTCGACTACTATTCAATTACTGTGTTCTTATCATTTTGTAACAGCATAAGAGGAAGAACCTaagttgtaattttttctttttttgtattatttagtTGTTAGGTGAAGTATTAAAGTTTCTTTTTAAACATTTTTTCTTtcattatatataataaaatcttgTAAGTTGTAATAGCTAGTTCCTTTCTTTTTTCTAACTATTCTATGTTACCCCGCTTTTGTCTAATTCCCAAATTTCCCAGTTCCCACTAATCGGTTCTTTTATTTTTTCGGTTGCACTAAATTAGCCCAAATACATTCTTAACATAGTGTGATATTGTTCGATTTGGGTCAAGCTCACACGGTTTTACCTCAAAGACCTTACACCATTAAGAGATCCCTACACCTTATATGTAGGCTCCCAATCTTTTCAGCTACCACTGTCAGACTTTGTTCGCACACCCAACAATctccctgtcacgacccaaaaactaaCCATATCGAGATGGCGTCTATCGTGGTATTAGGAAAGCCGACACATTAccaaaacaaatcgatattttcattttaaagataattccaAAGCTATTTAACTTTAAAATCTTCATAATAGAgttcaaattaaaacaaagtgcggaaaagaaagcccgacatcggggtgtcactagtcatgagcatctactacaaccaTCTGAccatatcaagactaacatagcctggaaataactgaatacaactaagggaagataaagagggagaaaagcaggtcTGCGATCGCcagacaactaccttgctaactccgatggatCTGCTACTGAATAATCAATACTCGCTACCGTGACC
Proteins encoded in this region:
- the LOC107809416 gene encoding rac-like GTP-binding protein RAC13, with amino-acid sequence MTTARFIKCVTVGDGAVGKTCMLISYTSNTFPTDYVPTVFDNFSANVVVDGSTVNLGLWDTAGQEDYNRLRPLSYRGADVFLLAFSLISKASYENIYKKWIPELRHYAPTIPIVLVGTKLDLREDKQYLSDHPGATPITTSQGEELKKMIGAVAYTECSSKTQQNVKTVFDTAIKVALRPPKMKKRPQKRRTLCAIL